A window of Streptomyces armeniacus contains these coding sequences:
- a CDS encoding sulfite oxidase-like oxidoreductase yields MGQPESRESEQAQLPPGQRLQRGWPVTHYGPVPKFRPERWEFRVFGVTADADKHCWSHEEFSALPYETAVADLHCVTKFSMLGAEWGGVSTRTILELAPPGPEATHVMVWAEYGFSSNLRLSDFTAENALFATHRDGELLTAEHGFPVRLIVPHLYAWKGPKWVRGIEYMSADRRGFWEERGYHNIGDPWQEQRYSYQEEPGDGPGL; encoded by the coding sequence ATGGGTCAGCCGGAAAGCCGCGAATCGGAGCAAGCGCAGCTTCCGCCGGGACAGCGACTGCAGCGAGGCTGGCCGGTGACCCACTACGGGCCGGTGCCGAAATTCCGGCCGGAGCGCTGGGAATTCCGGGTGTTCGGCGTGACCGCCGACGCGGACAAGCACTGCTGGTCGCACGAGGAGTTCAGTGCGCTGCCTTACGAGACCGCGGTGGCGGATCTGCACTGCGTCACCAAGTTCAGCATGCTGGGCGCCGAATGGGGCGGAGTGAGCACCCGTACGATCCTGGAGCTGGCGCCGCCGGGCCCGGAGGCCACGCACGTCATGGTGTGGGCGGAGTACGGCTTCAGCTCGAATCTGCGGCTTTCCGATTTCACCGCGGAGAACGCCCTCTTCGCCACCCACCGCGACGGCGAACTGCTGACGGCCGAGCACGGATTCCCCGTACGGCTGATCGTGCCGCACCTGTATGCCTGGAAAGGGCCGAAGTGGGTGCGCGGCATCGAGTACATGTCGGCGGACCGGCGCGGCTTCTGGGAGGAGCGGGGCTACCACAACATCGGCGACCCCTGGCAGGAGCAGCGCTACTCCTACCAGGAGGAGCCGGGGGACGGGCCCGGGCTCTAG
- a CDS encoding DUF5304 domain-containing protein → MSDAAAERPAAEPDADADAWAAACEEDLAAEKARRRAEYGPQPVSAAEELRRLADAVADKVGQLGKPLAGPAGQAAAQGVAQQLFQQARAVVEPVVERNPQVFDHLATAGSELLAAYRSAVQGEERRWSATVRPEDAQRPADLTKDGTDGTKDGTDSGGDRGSGEGRRDGDDPGGPQQIDLD, encoded by the coding sequence ATGAGCGATGCCGCCGCCGAGCGCCCCGCAGCCGAGCCCGACGCCGACGCCGACGCCTGGGCGGCCGCCTGCGAAGAGGACCTCGCCGCGGAGAAGGCCCGCCGCCGCGCGGAGTACGGGCCGCAGCCGGTCAGCGCGGCCGAGGAGCTGCGGCGGCTGGCGGACGCCGTGGCCGACAAGGTCGGGCAGCTCGGCAAGCCGCTCGCCGGACCGGCCGGGCAGGCCGCCGCGCAGGGCGTCGCCCAGCAGCTGTTCCAGCAGGCGCGGGCCGTCGTGGAGCCGGTCGTCGAGCGGAACCCGCAGGTCTTCGACCACCTCGCCACGGCGGGCAGCGAGCTGCTCGCGGCGTACCGCTCCGCGGTGCAGGGCGAGGAGCGCCGCTGGTCGGCGACGGTGCGGCCGGAGGACGCGCAGCGTCCGGCGGACCTCACGAAGGACGGCACGGACGGCACGAAGGACGGCACGGACAGCGGCGGCGACCGTGGCAGCGGCGAGGGGCGGCGCGACGGCGACGACCCCGGCGGACCGCAGCAGATCGACCTGGACTGA
- the bfr gene encoding bacterioferritin has product MQGDPEVIEFLNEQLTAELTAINQYFLHAKMQENFGWPKLAKYTRSESFDEMRHAERLTDRILFLEGLPNYQRLFHVRVGQTVTEMFQADRQIEVEAIDRLRRGIEVMRAKGDITSANIFEEILADEEHHIDYLDTQLELIEKLGEPLYISQLIEQPDS; this is encoded by the coding sequence ATGCAGGGCGATCCCGAGGTCATCGAATTCCTCAACGAGCAGCTGACCGCCGAGCTGACGGCGATCAACCAGTACTTCCTGCACGCCAAGATGCAGGAGAACTTCGGCTGGCCCAAGCTCGCCAAGTACACGCGTTCCGAATCGTTCGACGAGATGCGCCATGCGGAACGGCTCACCGACCGCATTCTCTTCCTCGAGGGCCTGCCCAACTACCAGCGGCTGTTCCACGTACGTGTCGGCCAGACGGTCACCGAGATGTTCCAGGCCGACCGGCAGATCGAGGTGGAGGCGATCGACAGGCTGCGCCGCGGGATCGAGGTCATGCGCGCCAAGGGTGACATCACCTCGGCGAACATCTTCGAGGAGATTCTCGCGGACGAGGAGCACCACATCGACTACCTCGACACGCAGCTGGAACTCATCGAGAAGCTCGGCGAGCCGCTCTACATCTCGCAGCTGATCGAGCAGCCCGACAGCTGA
- a CDS encoding AMP-dependent synthetase/ligase — translation MREFSLPALYEVPADGNLTDLIRRNAAQHPDVPVIARKRGGVWEDVTAAGFLAEVHAAARGLIAAGVQVGDRVALMSRTRYEWTLLDFAIWSAGAVTVPVYETSSPEQLAWILGDSGAVAAVVETEAHAKALDAVRDRLPALTDVWQIESSPRDPEGRGAVAELTAAGDGVPDATVDARSSAPNADSPATIVYTSGTTGRPKGCVLTHRSFFAECGNVVERLGALFRTGESSVLLFLPVAHVFGRLVQVAAVMAPVKLGHVSDVKTLTDELAAFRPTMVLGVPRVFEKVYNSARAQAQAGGKGRIFDKAADTAIAYSRALDTREGPSLRLRLRHKVFDRLVYGKLRAVLGGRATHAISGGAPLGERLGHFYRGIGFTVLEGYGLTESCAATAFNPYDRQKTGTVGQPLPGSVIRIADDGEVMLHGEHLFTGYWNNEQATEDALADGWFHTGDIGSLDADGYLTITGRKKEILVTAGGKNVAPAVIEDRIRAHALVAECIVVGDGRPFVGALLTVDEEFLPRWAEEHGKAALTHSELLADPELLAELQQAVDHGNAAVSKAESVRKFRVLAAQFSEESGHLTPSLKLKRNVVAKDFAGDIEALYGG, via the coding sequence TTGCGCGAGTTCAGCCTTCCGGCCCTTTACGAGGTCCCCGCGGACGGAAATCTGACCGACCTCATCCGTCGTAACGCCGCTCAGCATCCCGACGTTCCCGTGATCGCCCGGAAGCGCGGTGGTGTCTGGGAGGACGTCACCGCGGCCGGCTTCCTCGCCGAGGTGCACGCCGCCGCGCGCGGCCTGATCGCCGCCGGTGTGCAGGTCGGGGACCGCGTGGCGCTGATGTCCCGCACCCGCTACGAGTGGACGCTGCTGGACTTCGCGATCTGGAGCGCGGGCGCCGTCACGGTGCCGGTGTACGAGACCAGCTCGCCGGAGCAGCTCGCCTGGATCCTGGGCGACTCGGGCGCGGTCGCCGCGGTGGTCGAGACGGAGGCGCACGCCAAGGCGCTGGACGCCGTACGGGACCGGCTGCCCGCGCTGACCGACGTATGGCAGATCGAGTCCTCGCCCCGCGACCCCGAGGGGCGGGGCGCCGTCGCCGAGCTGACCGCGGCCGGCGACGGTGTCCCCGACGCGACCGTGGACGCGCGTAGCTCCGCGCCGAACGCCGACTCGCCCGCCACCATCGTCTACACCTCCGGCACCACCGGCCGCCCCAAGGGCTGCGTCCTCACCCACCGCAGCTTCTTCGCCGAGTGCGGGAACGTGGTGGAACGTCTCGGCGCCCTCTTCCGCACCGGCGAGTCGTCCGTCCTCCTCTTCCTTCCCGTCGCGCACGTCTTCGGGCGGCTCGTCCAGGTCGCCGCGGTGATGGCACCGGTCAAGCTCGGCCACGTGTCCGACGTGAAGACACTGACCGACGAACTGGCCGCGTTCCGCCCGACCATGGTCCTGGGCGTGCCCCGCGTCTTCGAGAAGGTCTACAACTCCGCGCGTGCGCAGGCCCAGGCGGGCGGCAAGGGCCGGATCTTCGACAAGGCGGCGGACACGGCCATCGCGTACAGCCGCGCGCTGGACACCCGCGAGGGCCCGTCGCTCCGGCTGCGGCTCCGGCACAAGGTCTTCGACCGGCTGGTCTACGGCAAGCTGCGCGCGGTGCTCGGCGGCCGCGCCACCCACGCCATCTCCGGCGGCGCACCGCTCGGCGAGCGGCTGGGCCACTTCTACCGCGGCATCGGCTTCACCGTGCTGGAGGGCTACGGCCTCACTGAGTCCTGTGCCGCCACCGCCTTCAACCCGTACGACCGGCAGAAGACCGGCACCGTGGGGCAGCCGCTGCCCGGCTCCGTGATCCGGATCGCCGACGACGGCGAGGTGATGCTGCACGGCGAGCACCTCTTCACCGGTTACTGGAACAACGAGCAGGCCACCGAGGACGCCCTCGCCGACGGCTGGTTCCACACAGGCGACATCGGCTCCCTGGACGCGGACGGCTACCTCACGATCACCGGCCGCAAGAAGGAGATCCTGGTGACGGCGGGCGGCAAGAACGTCGCCCCGGCCGTCATCGAGGACCGCATCCGCGCGCACGCCCTGGTCGCGGAGTGCATCGTCGTCGGCGACGGCAGGCCGTTCGTCGGGGCGCTGCTCACCGTGGACGAGGAGTTCCTGCCGCGCTGGGCCGAGGAGCACGGCAAGGCCGCGCTCACGCACTCGGAGCTGCTGGCCGATCCGGAACTGCTGGCGGAGCTGCAGCAGGCGGTGGACCACGGGAACGCGGCGGTGTCCAAGGCGGAGTCGGTACGGAAGTTCCGCGTGCTGGCGGCCCAGTTCAGCGAGGAGTCGGGGCACCTCACCCCGTCGCTGAAGCTGAAGCGGAACGTGGTCGCGAAGGACTTCGCGGGCGACATCGAGGCCCTCTACGGGGGGTGA
- a CDS encoding metallophosphoesterase family protein, producing MRVHVVSDVHGNSRDLARAGDGADALVCLGDLLLFLDYADHSRGIFPELFGVENADLIVELRTARRFTEARELSARLWAGVDRKATVEAAVRRQYAELFAAFPTPTYATYGNVDMPPLWPEYAGDGTTVLDGETADIGGLRFGFVGGGLPSPMRTPYEIDEETYAAKIAALGEVDVLCSHIPPEVPELCYDTVARRFERGSAALLEAVRTIRPRFHLFGHVHQPLERRMRIGRTECVNVGHFNHTGTPWVLEW from the coding sequence ATGCGAGTGCATGTGGTGAGCGACGTACACGGCAACAGCCGCGACCTCGCCAGGGCGGGTGACGGCGCGGACGCGCTCGTCTGCCTCGGCGACCTCCTGCTGTTCCTCGACTACGCCGACCACTCGCGCGGCATCTTCCCCGAGCTGTTCGGCGTGGAGAACGCGGACCTGATCGTCGAGCTGCGCACCGCACGCCGCTTCACCGAGGCCCGCGAGCTGTCGGCGCGGCTGTGGGCGGGCGTGGACCGGAAGGCGACCGTGGAGGCCGCCGTACGCAGGCAGTACGCCGAGCTGTTCGCGGCCTTCCCGACCCCTACGTACGCGACGTACGGCAATGTCGACATGCCGCCGCTGTGGCCCGAGTACGCCGGCGACGGCACGACCGTGCTGGACGGCGAGACCGCCGACATAGGCGGGCTCCGGTTCGGCTTCGTGGGCGGCGGGCTGCCCAGCCCGATGCGCACCCCGTACGAGATCGACGAGGAGACGTACGCCGCGAAGATCGCCGCGCTCGGCGAGGTCGACGTGCTGTGCTCGCACATTCCGCCCGAGGTCCCGGAGCTGTGCTACGACACCGTCGCCCGCCGCTTCGAGCGCGGCAGCGCGGCGCTGCTGGAGGCGGTGCGCACCATACGGCCGCGGTTCCACCTCTTCGGGCACGTGCACCAGCCGCTGGAGCGGCGGATGCGGATCGGGCGCACGGAGTGCGTGAACGTGGGGCACTTCAACCACACCGGTACGCCGTGGGTACTGGAGTGGTGA
- a CDS encoding DUF7144 family membrane protein, translated as MAHTVRHQPVHQGFAGGIVVFGAVMLLIAGVLDVFRGIVAIAKDDLIVATPDYTFEFDTAGWGWVHLILGAATVLVAFGLFSGSLWARVVGVVMAGLLIVSSFLSLPYYPVWSIVLMAMSALVIWALCTMPSGAGAGAGAGEAGGDRTAP; from the coding sequence ATGGCACACACCGTCCGGCATCAGCCGGTCCACCAGGGATTCGCCGGGGGGATCGTGGTCTTCGGGGCGGTGATGCTGCTCATCGCCGGCGTCCTCGACGTCTTCCGCGGCATCGTGGCCATCGCCAAGGACGATCTGATCGTGGCGACGCCCGACTACACCTTCGAGTTCGACACGGCGGGCTGGGGCTGGGTGCATCTGATCCTGGGCGCCGCCACCGTGCTCGTCGCGTTCGGTCTGTTCTCCGGCAGCCTCTGGGCCCGCGTCGTCGGCGTGGTGATGGCGGGGCTGCTCATCGTGTCGAGCTTCCTGTCGCTGCCGTACTACCCGGTGTGGTCCATCGTGCTGATGGCCATGTCCGCGCTCGTCATCTGGGCGCTGTGCACGATGCCTTCGGGCGCGGGCGCGGGCGCGGGCGCGGGGGAGGCGGGCGGCGACCGTACCGCCCCCTGA
- a CDS encoding ROK family glucokinase, translating into MGLTIGVDIGGTKIAAGVVDEEGTILETCKVATPPTAEGVVDAIGGAVRTVSAQHPVEAVGIGAAGYVDDKRATVLFAPNIAWRHEALKDKVEQRVGLPVVVENDANAAAWGEYRFGAGQGHDDVVCITLGTGLGGGIVIGGKLHRGRFGVAAEFGHIRVVPDGLLCGCGSQGCWEQYASGRALVRYAQQRAAATPENAEVLLGLGDGTAENIEGRHISQAARAGDPVAVDAFRELARWAGAGLADLASLFDPSAFIVGGGVSDEGDLVLDPIRKSFRRWLVGGQWRPHAQVLAAQLGGEAGLVGAADLARQG; encoded by the coding sequence ATGGGACTCACCATCGGCGTCGACATCGGCGGCACCAAGATCGCGGCCGGCGTGGTCGACGAAGAGGGCACGATCCTCGAGACGTGCAAGGTGGCGACCCCGCCGACCGCGGAGGGCGTCGTGGACGCCATCGGAGGCGCGGTCCGTACGGTCAGCGCCCAGCACCCGGTGGAGGCCGTCGGCATCGGAGCCGCGGGGTACGTGGACGACAAGCGCGCCACCGTGCTCTTCGCCCCGAACATCGCCTGGCGTCACGAGGCGCTCAAGGACAAGGTCGAGCAGCGCGTCGGGCTGCCCGTCGTGGTCGAGAACGACGCGAACGCGGCGGCCTGGGGCGAGTACCGCTTCGGCGCCGGGCAGGGCCACGACGACGTCGTGTGCATCACGCTCGGCACGGGCCTCGGCGGCGGCATCGTCATCGGCGGCAAGCTGCACCGCGGACGCTTCGGAGTGGCGGCGGAGTTCGGCCACATCCGCGTCGTCCCGGACGGCCTGCTGTGCGGCTGCGGCAGCCAGGGCTGCTGGGAGCAGTACGCCTCGGGGCGCGCCCTCGTACGGTACGCGCAGCAGCGTGCCGCCGCGACGCCCGAGAACGCCGAGGTGCTGCTCGGCCTCGGCGACGGCACGGCGGAGAACATCGAGGGCCGGCACATCAGCCAGGCGGCGCGGGCGGGCGACCCGGTGGCGGTCGACGCGTTCCGCGAGCTGGCGCGCTGGGCGGGCGCCGGACTGGCCGACCTGGCCTCGCTGTTCGACCCGTCGGCGTTCATCGTGGGCGGCGGCGTCTCGGACGAGGGCGATCTGGTCCTGGACCCGATCCGCAAGTCGTTCCGGCGCTGGCTGGTCGGCGGCCAGTGGCGGCCGCACGCCCAGGTGCTTGCCGCCCAACTCGGCGGCGAGGCCGGGCTGGTGGGCGCGGCGGACCTGGCCCGCCAGGGCTGA
- a CDS encoding DUF4396 domain-containing protein, producing MQQPPSRTGHGTHDHDGHEHGAHADHTEHADHAEHADHTAHAGHMDHTGHAPASWSMAARATLHCLTGCAVGEVLGMAIGTALAWHNAPTMALAIVLAFLFGYTFTIYAVLRAGLSVRSALKVALAADTVSIAVMELVDNGVILMTPGAMDAHLSEWLFWGTLAVAFAVAFVVTTPVNRWLIGKGKGHAVVHQYH from the coding sequence ATGCAGCAGCCGCCCTCCCGCACCGGGCACGGCACGCACGATCACGACGGACACGAGCACGGCGCGCACGCGGACCACACAGAGCACGCAGACCACGCCGAGCACGCAGACCACACCGCACACGCGGGCCACATGGACCACACCGGCCACGCCCCCGCCTCGTGGTCCATGGCCGCCAGGGCCACGCTCCACTGCCTGACCGGCTGCGCCGTCGGCGAGGTGCTGGGCATGGCCATCGGCACCGCCCTGGCCTGGCACAACGCGCCGACCATGGCCCTCGCGATCGTCCTCGCGTTCCTCTTCGGCTACACCTTCACGATCTACGCCGTGCTCCGCGCCGGCCTGAGCGTCCGGTCGGCCCTGAAGGTCGCCCTGGCCGCCGACACGGTGTCGATCGCCGTGATGGAGCTGGTCGACAACGGCGTGATCCTGATGACGCCGGGCGCGATGGACGCCCATCTCTCCGAGTGGCTGTTCTGGGGCACCCTGGCGGTGGCGTTCGCGGTCGCCTTCGTGGTGACCACCCCGGTGAACCGCTGGCTGATCGGCAAGGGCAAGGGCCACGCGGTGGTGCACCAGTACCACTGA
- a CDS encoding (2Fe-2S)-binding protein, which yields MYVCSCFGITEEQVREHAEAGACTPRQMASASKAGTDCGSCVRRIQGLLGRGSCPRRAGIEQSEPALPPSAAPQPGVREPGAHEPAVREPGVLEPAAVQRAAAQSPAVQPAAA from the coding sequence GTGTACGTCTGCTCGTGCTTCGGCATCACCGAAGAGCAGGTCCGTGAGCACGCGGAGGCCGGAGCCTGCACCCCGCGCCAGATGGCCTCCGCCAGCAAGGCGGGCACCGACTGCGGCTCGTGCGTCCGCCGCATCCAGGGCCTCCTCGGACGCGGCAGCTGCCCGCGCCGCGCGGGCATCGAGCAGAGCGAGCCCGCACTCCCGCCCTCGGCGGCGCCCCAGCCGGGCGTACGCGAACCGGGCGCCCACGAACCCGCCGTACGCGAACCGGGCGTCCTCGAGCCCGCGGCCGTACAGCGTGCCGCCGCTCAGTCTCCTGCCGTTCAGCCCGCCGCCGCCTGA
- a CDS encoding class II 3-deoxy-7-phosphoheptulonate synthase, with translation MTVNANSDAGVRTWRDLPAAQQPDWPDREALRAATAELESYPPLVFAGECDLLTERLGAVARGEAFLLQGGDCAEAFDAVSAEHIRNKMKTLLQMGAVLTYAGSVPVVKVGRIAGQYSKPRSKPTETRDGVTLPTYRGDSVNGFEFTAEARTPDPERLKRMYHASASTLNLVRAFATGGYADLRQVHAWNQDFVKSSPSGQRYEALAREIDQAMKFMHACGTDPEELKTVEFYASHEALLLDYESALTRTDSRSGNLYDVSGHMLWIGERTRQLDGAHIEFASQVRNPIGVKLGPNSTPEDALTLIDRLDPDRVPGRLTFITRMGADKIRDRLPTLVEKVTASGARVAWVCDPMHGNTFEAASGHKTRRFDDVLDEVKGFFEVHKGLGTHPGGIHVELTGDDVTECVGGGDEIFVDDLHQRYETACDPRLNRSQSLDLAFLVAEMYRDQ, from the coding sequence GTGACCGTGAACGCCAATTCCGACGCCGGTGTCCGCACCTGGCGAGACCTGCCCGCGGCGCAGCAGCCTGACTGGCCGGACCGCGAGGCTCTGCGCGCAGCCACCGCCGAGCTCGAGTCGTATCCGCCGCTCGTCTTCGCCGGCGAGTGCGACCTGCTCACGGAGCGGCTGGGCGCCGTCGCCAGGGGCGAGGCTTTCCTGCTGCAGGGCGGTGACTGCGCGGAGGCGTTCGACGCCGTCTCGGCGGAGCACATCCGGAACAAGATGAAGACCCTGCTCCAGATGGGCGCGGTCCTCACGTACGCCGGCTCCGTGCCCGTGGTGAAGGTCGGCCGCATCGCCGGGCAGTACAGCAAGCCGCGCTCCAAGCCGACCGAGACCCGCGACGGCGTGACCCTGCCGACGTACCGCGGTGACTCGGTGAACGGCTTCGAGTTCACCGCCGAGGCCCGCACGCCCGACCCGGAGCGGCTCAAGCGGATGTACCACGCGTCCGCCTCCACGCTGAACCTCGTGCGCGCCTTCGCCACGGGCGGCTACGCCGACCTGCGCCAGGTGCACGCCTGGAACCAGGACTTCGTCAAGAGCTCGCCGTCCGGGCAGCGCTACGAAGCGCTGGCGCGCGAGATCGACCAGGCGATGAAGTTCATGCACGCCTGCGGCACCGACCCGGAGGAGCTCAAGACGGTCGAGTTCTACGCCTCGCACGAGGCGCTGCTGCTCGACTACGAGAGCGCGCTGACCCGTACGGACTCGCGCAGCGGCAACCTCTACGACGTGTCCGGGCACATGCTCTGGATCGGCGAGCGCACCCGGCAACTGGACGGCGCGCACATCGAGTTCGCGTCCCAGGTGCGGAACCCGATCGGCGTCAAGCTCGGCCCGAACAGCACGCCCGAGGACGCGCTGACGCTCATCGACCGGCTCGACCCGGACCGCGTACCGGGCCGGCTCACGTTCATCACCAGGATGGGCGCGGACAAGATCCGCGACCGGCTGCCGACGCTGGTGGAGAAGGTCACCGCGTCCGGTGCGCGGGTGGCGTGGGTGTGCGACCCGATGCACGGCAACACCTTCGAGGCCGCCAGCGGGCACAAGACGCGGCGCTTCGACGACGTGCTGGACGAGGTCAAGGGCTTCTTCGAGGTGCACAAGGGCCTGGGCACGCACCCCGGCGGCATCCACGTGGAGCTCACCGGGGACGACGTGACGGAGTGCGTGGGCGGCGGCGACGAGATCTTCGTCGACGACCTGCACCAGCGGTACGAGACGGCGTGCGACCCGCGGCTCAACCGCAGCCAGTCGCTGGACCTGGCCTTCCTGGTGGCGGAGATGTACCGCGACCAGTGA
- a CDS encoding endonuclease/exonuclease/phosphatase family protein, with product MTLADLADLPESKSEPEGSAVIRLLSYNIRSMRDDKGALARVIRACAPDVVCVQEAPRFFRWRKYASWLARQTELCYVTGGATASGPMILASLRAYVEHTEDVLLPRTPGLHRRGLATAVLRFGSSARLSVVSCHLSLQAAERHAQAGMLLDRLPRAETPHSVVAGDLNDRPGGRAFRRLADSLQDCWAAKPWGGEHTSTPDDPHQRIDAVLASDGIEVLGCGVPAGLAGVTDRDLRAASDHLPVLAALRIPPAAPAG from the coding sequence ATGACACTTGCGGATCTTGCGGATCTCCCCGAGTCGAAGTCCGAGCCCGAAGGCTCTGCCGTGATCCGCCTGCTCAGCTACAACATCCGCTCCATGCGCGACGACAAGGGGGCGCTCGCCCGGGTGATCCGGGCGTGCGCCCCCGACGTCGTCTGCGTGCAGGAGGCGCCGCGGTTCTTCCGCTGGCGCAAGTACGCCTCGTGGCTCGCCCGTCAGACCGAGCTCTGCTACGTCACGGGCGGCGCGACGGCCAGCGGCCCGATGATCCTGGCGTCGCTGCGCGCGTACGTCGAGCACACCGAGGACGTGCTGCTGCCCCGTACGCCCGGACTGCACCGGCGCGGACTGGCCACGGCCGTCCTCCGGTTCGGCTCCTCGGCGCGGCTGTCCGTCGTCAGCTGCCACCTCAGCCTGCAGGCCGCCGAACGCCACGCGCAGGCGGGGATGCTGCTGGACCGGCTGCCGCGCGCGGAGACGCCCCACTCGGTGGTGGCGGGCGACCTGAACGACCGGCCCGGCGGCCGGGCCTTCCGCCGGCTGGCGGACTCGTTGCAGGACTGCTGGGCGGCGAAGCCGTGGGGCGGCGAGCACACGTCGACACCGGACGATCCGCACCAGCGCATCGACGCCGTGCTGGCGTCGGACGGCATCGAGGTGCTGGGCTGCGGCGTCCCCGCCGGGCTCGCGGGCGTCACAGACCGCGACCTGCGGGCGGCGAGCGACCACCTGCCCGTACTGGCGGCGCTGCGGATTCCCCCGGCGGCGCCGGCCGGGTGA
- a CDS encoding SRPBCC family protein has product MAEHTSSSITIEAAPTEVMGVISDFGRYPEWTGEVKEAEVLSSDSDGRAEQVRLLLDAGAIKDEHTLEYEWAGEHEVRWHLVKSQMLRALDGSYVLAPLSGGASTKVTYQLTVDVKIPMLGMIKRKAEKVIIDRALDGLKKRVESGAGGPEGGPDASKGDRP; this is encoded by the coding sequence ATGGCGGAACACACCAGCTCGAGCATCACCATCGAAGCGGCACCCACCGAAGTCATGGGTGTGATCTCGGACTTCGGGCGCTATCCCGAGTGGACCGGCGAGGTCAAGGAGGCCGAGGTGCTCTCCTCTGACTCCGACGGGCGCGCCGAACAGGTACGCCTCCTGCTGGACGCCGGCGCGATCAAGGACGAGCACACGCTCGAGTACGAGTGGGCCGGCGAGCACGAGGTGCGCTGGCACCTGGTCAAGTCGCAGATGCTGCGCGCGCTGGACGGCTCGTACGTGCTGGCGCCGCTGTCCGGCGGCGCGAGCACGAAGGTCACGTACCAGCTGACCGTGGACGTCAAGATCCCCATGCTCGGGATGATCAAGCGCAAGGCGGAGAAGGTCATCATCGACCGCGCGCTGGACGGGCTGAAGAAGCGCGTCGAGTCGGGCGCGGGCGGCCCGGAGGGCGGGCCGGACGCGTCGAAAGGCGACCGTCCCTGA
- a CDS encoding ArsA family ATPase, whose translation MPDDGPDRTDGDDRTEAEEARTDGDDRTEAAPAVRTVLVTGAGGSGRTTVAAATALRAARGGARTLLLSTAPDGVLEAVLDAPLAPAYGAEDAYGPLRPAAVDGVPGLWAARVDPDEDFRAQALAVQRHARAALEFTGSEPLAEDELTTLPGAGTFALLRALRAAGGTDGSTGPAWDVVVADLPPAPEALAALALPEQLRRYLRRLLPPEKQAARALRPVLAQLAGVPMPAEWLYGATARWERELAGVQRVIDAAGTSVRLVTEPGGALAVAALRAVRPALALYGLRVDAVVANRVLPTGSPDEWLAALSGRQQAVLKELREAAGDAPLTELPHLGREPRGPHDLAALPAPAVRGMDAEPGSAAAVEDRLAEEGLLHWRLPLPGAGRDALGLVRRGDELTVGVGPYRRTLPLPSVLRRCRVTGAALADGELRVRFAPEPGLWPRAESGQDGG comes from the coding sequence ATGCCGGACGACGGTCCGGACCGCACGGATGGCGACGACCGTACGGAGGCCGAAGAGGCCCGTACGGATGGCGACGACCGTACGGAGGCCGCACCGGCCGTCCGTACGGTGCTCGTCACCGGCGCGGGAGGCAGCGGCCGTACGACCGTCGCGGCCGCGACCGCGCTGCGCGCCGCGCGGGGCGGCGCACGCACGCTGCTGCTGAGCACCGCGCCGGACGGGGTGCTGGAGGCGGTGCTGGACGCGCCGCTCGCTCCGGCGTACGGGGCGGAGGACGCGTACGGGCCGCTGCGGCCCGCCGCCGTGGACGGCGTACCCGGGCTGTGGGCGGCCCGCGTCGACCCCGACGAGGACTTCCGCGCGCAGGCCCTGGCCGTCCAGCGGCACGCACGCGCCGCGCTGGAGTTCACCGGCTCCGAGCCGCTCGCCGAGGACGAACTCACCACGCTGCCCGGCGCCGGCACCTTCGCGCTGCTCCGCGCCCTGCGCGCGGCCGGCGGCACGGACGGCTCCACCGGGCCCGCATGGGACGTGGTCGTCGCCGACCTGCCGCCCGCGCCCGAGGCCCTCGCCGCCCTCGCGCTGCCCGAGCAGCTGCGCCGCTACCTGCGGCGCCTGCTGCCGCCCGAGAAGCAGGCCGCGCGGGCGCTCCGCCCGGTCCTCGCGCAGCTCGCCGGGGTGCCGATGCCCGCGGAGTGGCTGTACGGCGCCACCGCGCGCTGGGAGCGCGAACTCGCCGGTGTACAGCGGGTGATCGACGCCGCGGGCACCTCCGTACGGCTGGTCACCGAGCCCGGCGGCGCGCTCGCCGTCGCGGCACTCCGTGCCGTACGGCCCGCCCTGGCGCTGTACGGCCTGCGCGTCGACGCGGTCGTCGCGAACCGCGTCCTGCCCACCGGCTCCCCCGACGAGTGGCTGGCCGCACTCTCCGGGCGGCAGCAGGCCGTACTCAAGGAACTGCGCGAGGCCGCCGGCGACGCGCCGCTGACCGAACTCCCGCACCTGGGGCGGGAACCGCGCGGCCCGCACGACCTGGCGGCGCTGCCGGCACCGGCCGTCCGCGGCATGGACGCGGAGCCCGGCAGTGCCGCCGCCGTCGAGGACCGGCTGGCCGAGGAGGGCCTGCTGCACTGGCGGCTGCCCCTGCCGGGCGCGGGCCGGGACGCGTTGGGGCTCGTACGGCGCGGGGACGAGCTGACCGTCGGCGTCGGCCCGTACCGCCGTACGCTGCCGTTGCCCTCCGTGCTGCGCAGGTGCCGGGTCACGGGGGCGGCGCTGGCGGACGGGGAGCTGCGGGTGCGTTTCGCGCCGGAGCCGGGGCTGTGGCCACGGGCGGAAAGCGGTCAGGACGGGGGCTGA